Proteins found in one Neodiprion lecontei isolate iyNeoLeco1 chromosome 6, iyNeoLeco1.1, whole genome shotgun sequence genomic segment:
- the LOC107223054 gene encoding receptor-type tyrosine-protein phosphatase zeta isoform X2 encodes MALKNANSLSGVWLGLILVLVVHTLAENTPSEEETEAESSHINYDSQSNDDFKFSKEDFDNYFEKDVNQPNIEDVSEAAGGLGNESLENADGVDATTTAKTVSNFTTLQHNETIPTIATIDFENNLTITDNEKMAVEGVREVSRVESSQAQSNATTDKVIVEVSKEELDSGGEGQSESAHREFEFAEEHDDFDEHTSSEFAEATTPSSALLNASSLRLPDNLHKHVEQFDIENSDEDEEADGNDTHSLMNDTNVNYRLDFKYGTKRFPENDTRKPNGDNGEGLTSEPKHEVEIFKNVTYPSVLRISEDPNNATVINDTTPNYSSSKPKARTISISDLPNKTEVSTEEIAAYKNTIDRQKSDDKIIVTEPSVLVDNSIEKFKPVHEKRSGTLPRVNSTLGTSAAATAWSAPTTENTMLKNATDVTEEAQTTVSQSRHRNQTGNDVPQSNMNISVTTEEPSTILSEVTENNIENVIGKVNGTNNPTVSTPITKKLIDHHEAAKNNSELVGSEVLNFTEKIETVTSGSSTSNEIQTITEKSKITPIQRIDDVPSSTETYPVNATNDADKSKSKDGITASLPMFTFTTAKIVQESSSEIPAFESNGTRPIEENVANVSHPRTISQSYGSTEDIAESKDDQTTTIQYKFVSLTDAEKTTTPFPSDDVSPESVTVTNSLNETSKTMEPPSSEENGTFTNLFNNISVTTVSQETTESVVTDDSTDENPTSLSTMIETVKPDNVNSSTTIVFPDTTTSNTKFDVTTTEDLPNTTNSPVSETGFTTGTKANTDATISPTFGANTFNGRIEETTTAQNENPEETTTTMIPVTVTVIEETTMASNSEVIVSTESTSTSEIPTTVTLITTLIPETGQQFPNSSNNAIAVVAVSSVALICLVLLAGLLFIMRKRQTRFNNVQRCRPLTLEAYRVGGVSAYNSMRRKDRTRDSKRSYGNPAFEDSSVTPSHPLNFAGLSSFCNDLNAINEEFVGIPQVSARIDELPAGAEVKNRYANVVPLPETRVPLQKINNEPLTEYINASYVRGPKNATKYYIACQAPIESTVADFWRMIWEQQSKVIIMLTDIVENGVEKCVDYIPPSEVTDCHRLYGDYQVTLKKHEAKEKYAISTLHLKNLENNTYREVSHIWYLWPTNGVPSDATGLIAILLEARALQRGAPGPIVVHCSPGTGRTGTLIALDLGIRQYEITRTVDVPRVVYTIRRDRAGAVQTKEQYAFIYKGLNLYAAKLAGGALESM; translated from the exons ATGGCGCTCAAAAATGCAAATTCCTTGTCTGGAGTATGGCTAG GGCTGATATTGGTACTTGTTGTACATACTCTGGCTGAAAATACCCCCTCTGAAGAAGAGACGGAAGCCGAGAGTTCGCATATTAATTATGACAGTCAAAGCAACGACgacttcaaattttcgaaGGAAGATTTCgacaattatttcgaaaaagatGTAAATCAACCGAATATCGAAGATGTTTCCGAAGCGGCCGGGGGTTTGGGGAATGAATCGTTAGAAAATGCGGATGGAGTTGATGCTACAACAACGGCGAAGACGGTCTCTAATTTTACCACACTTCAGCACAATGAGACAATACCTACCATAGCAACGATTgactttgaaaacaatttgacAATTAccgataatgaaaaaatggcCGTCGAGGGTGTGAGAGAAGTCAGCAGAGTTGAGAGTTCGCAAGCACAGTCTAATGCCACCACTGATAAGGTAATTGTAGAAGTTTCGAAGGAAGAATTGGATAGCGGTGGTGAAGGACAGTCAGAATCTGCTCATCGGGAATTCGAATTCGCTGAAGAACACGATGACTTTGACGAGCACACGAGTTCCGAATTTGCTGAAGCCACAACACCGAGTTCGGCATTGTTGAACGCCAGCAGTCTAAGACTTCCGGATAATTTACACAAACATGTCGAGCAGTTCGATATAGAGAATTCagacgaggacgaggaagcAGATGGCAACGATACTCATTCTTTGATGAATGACACGAACGTCAACTATCGTTTAGACTTCAAGTACGGCACCAAGAGGTTTCCGGAGAATGATACCAGAAAGCCGAACGGTGACAACGGAGAGGGTCTGACATCTGAACCGAAACATGAAGTGGAGATTTTTAAGAATGTTACTTATCCTTCTGTATTGAGGATCAGTGAAGATCCGAATAACGCCACGGTGATCAACGATACAACGCCAAATTATTCAAGCTCGAAACCCAAAGCCCGGACGATTTCTATCTCAG ATTTACCGAACAAGACTGAGGTATCTACGGAAGAGATAGCAGCGTACAAGAATACGATTGACAGACAGAAGTCGGATGATAAAATTATAGTCACGGAGCCATCGGTACTAGTCGACAATAGTATTGAGAAATTTAAACCCGTTCACGAGAAGAGATCTGGAACTTTACCCAGAGTAAATTCAACGCTTGGTACTTCTGCAGCAGCAACGGCTTGGTCAGCACCGACAACTGAAAATACGATGTTAAAAAATGCAACCGATGTGACAGAAGAAGCTCAAACCACTGTCTCACAGTCCAGACACCGTAATCAGACTGGCAACGATGTCCCTCAGAgtaatatgaatatttcagtTACTACGGAAGAACCTTCTACAATTCTCTCCGAGGTTACAGAGAATAACATAGAAAATGTGATTGGAAAAGTCAACGGTACCAATAACCCAACGGTTTCGACACCGAttactaaaaaattgatcgatcaTCACGAAGCggcaaaaaataattctgagCTCGTGGGAAGCGAAGTCTTAAATTTTACCGAGAAAATAGAAACAGTGACGAGTGGCTCCTCCACCAGCAACGAAATCCAGACGATAACGGAAAAGTCAAAGATAACTCCGATCCAACGGATCGACGACGTTCCATCGTCAACCGAAACCTATCCAGTGAATGCAACGAACGATGCTGATAAATCGAAGTCAAAAGATGGCATCACCGCTTCTTTACCAATGTTCACATTCACGACAGCGAAAATTGTACAAGAATCGTCGAGTGAGATTCCAGCGTTTGAATCTAATGGAACAAGGCCAATTGAAGAGAACGTTGCCAACGTATCTCATCCCCGGACAATCTCGCAGAGTTATGGAAGCACCGAAGACATCGCGGAGTCTAAGGACGATCAAACAACCACGATACAGTACAAATTCGTAAGTCTAACGGATGCTGAAAAGACCACCACGCCTTTTCCGAGTGACGACGTGAGCCCCGAAAGTGTCACCGTTACCAATTCCCTAAACGAGACTTCGAAAACAATGGAACCTCCGAGCTCTGAAGAAAACGGCACGTTcacaaatttatttaacaatatttcGGTAACAACAGTATCACAGGAAACAACCGAATCAGTGGTAACCGATGATTCTACTGACGAAAACCCAACGTCACTCTCAACAATGATCGAAACTGTCAAACCAGACAATGTTAATTCGTCGACCACCATTGTCTTTCCAGACACAACCACATCCAACACCAAATTTGATGTCACGACGACTGAAGATCTTCCAAATACCACAAATTCGCCTGTTTCTGAAACTGGTTTTACCACAGGAACGAAGGCTAACACTGATGCAACTATTTCTCCAACATTCGGTGCAAACACGTTCAATGGCCGGATAGAGGAGACAACTACggcacaaaatgaaaatcctGAAGAGACGACGACAACGATGATACCTGTAACCGTAACCGTTATTGAAGAAACAACTATGGCTTCAAACAGTGAAGTTATCGTTTCAACAGAAAGTACGAGTACGTCAGAAATTCCAACAACGGTCACCCTAATTACGACGCTAATACCCGAAACCGGCCAACAATTTCCAAATTCAAGCAACAATGCCATAGCAGTGGTTGCAGTCTCTTCGGTAGCTCTCATTTGCTTGGTTCTACTTGCAGGCTTGTTG TTTATAATGAGAAAACGACAGACGAGATTCAATAACGTGCAAAGATGCCGACCACTGACGTTGGAAGCTTATCGAGTCGGTGgtgtttcggcttacaacagcATGAGAAGAAAAGATCGTACGCGCGACTCAAAGCGCAGCTATGGAAACCCTGCGTTCGAAGATTCG AGCGTAACTCCGTCTCATCCGTTAAACTTTGCTGGTTTATCGTCCTTCTGCAACGACTTAAATGCCATCAACGAGGAGTTTGTGGGAATTCCCCAGGTGTCCGCGAGGATCGACGAATTGCCAGCCGGTGCTGAGGTGAAAAATAGGTACGCCAATGTCGTCCCTCTACCGGAGACCAGAGTACCACTTCAAAAGATCAACAACGAACCATTAACGGAGTATATTAACGCCAGTTACGTTCGC GGACCGAAAAATGCCACGAAATACTACATAGCGTGTCAGGCGCCGATCGAGTCAACGGTAGCTGATTTCTGGAGGATGATCTGGGAGCAGCAGAGCAAAGTGATAATAATGCTGACCGACATCGTCGAGAACGGGGTTGAAAAGTGCGTCGATTACATTCCGCCGTCCGAAGTAACCGATTGCCATCGCCTTTACGGCGACTACCAGGTTACGCTGAAGAAGCACGAGGCAAAGGAGAAGTACGCGATCTCCACCCTCCACTTGAAG AATCTCGAGAACAACACGTATCGCGAGGTCTCCCACATATGGTATCTCTGGCCCACGAACGGCGTACCATCGGACGCGACTGGTCTCATCGCAATCCTCCTCGAGGCGAGGGCTCTGCAGAGGGGCGCACCCGGACCGATAGTCGTCCACTGCAGTCCCGGTACCGGACGAACCGGTACCCTGATCGCCCTCGACCTCGGTATCAGACAGTACGAGATCACGAGAACCGTAGACGTTCCTCGGGTCGTTTATACCATCAGAAGGGACAGGGCCGGAGCCGTACAGACGAAGGAACAGTACGCGTTCATTTACAAG
- the LOC107223054 gene encoding receptor-type tyrosine-protein phosphatase zeta isoform X1 — translation MALKNANSLSGVWLGLILVLVVHTLAENTPSEEETEAESSHINYDSQSNDDFKFSKEDFDNYFEKDVNQPNIEDVSEAAGGLGNESLENADGVDATTTAKTVSNFTTLQHNETIPTIATIDFENNLTITDNEKMAVEGVREVSRVESSQAQSNATTDKVIVEVSKEELDSGGEGQSESAHREFEFAEEHDDFDEHTSSEFAEATTPSSALLNASSLRLPDNLHKHVEQFDIENSDEDEEADGNDTHSLMNDTNVNYRLDFKYGTKRFPENDTRKPNGDNGEGLTSEPKHEVEIFKNVTYPSVLRISEDPNNATVINDTTPNYSSSKPKARTISISGDNDVSTKNSKNFNHTRPDQAASDTIMRISPKKSVPTEKPTKLKPYPYLTSESTSINYELVTDLPNKTEVSTEEIAAYKNTIDRQKSDDKIIVTEPSVLVDNSIEKFKPVHEKRSGTLPRVNSTLGTSAAATAWSAPTTENTMLKNATDVTEEAQTTVSQSRHRNQTGNDVPQSNMNISVTTEEPSTILSEVTENNIENVIGKVNGTNNPTVSTPITKKLIDHHEAAKNNSELVGSEVLNFTEKIETVTSGSSTSNEIQTITEKSKITPIQRIDDVPSSTETYPVNATNDADKSKSKDGITASLPMFTFTTAKIVQESSSEIPAFESNGTRPIEENVANVSHPRTISQSYGSTEDIAESKDDQTTTIQYKFVSLTDAEKTTTPFPSDDVSPESVTVTNSLNETSKTMEPPSSEENGTFTNLFNNISVTTVSQETTESVVTDDSTDENPTSLSTMIETVKPDNVNSSTTIVFPDTTTSNTKFDVTTTEDLPNTTNSPVSETGFTTGTKANTDATISPTFGANTFNGRIEETTTAQNENPEETTTTMIPVTVTVIEETTMASNSEVIVSTESTSTSEIPTTVTLITTLIPETGQQFPNSSNNAIAVVAVSSVALICLVLLAGLLFIMRKRQTRFNNVQRCRPLTLEAYRVGGVSAYNSMRRKDRTRDSKRSYGNPAFEDSSVTPSHPLNFAGLSSFCNDLNAINEEFVGIPQVSARIDELPAGAEVKNRYANVVPLPETRVPLQKINNEPLTEYINASYVRGPKNATKYYIACQAPIESTVADFWRMIWEQQSKVIIMLTDIVENGVEKCVDYIPPSEVTDCHRLYGDYQVTLKKHEAKEKYAISTLHLKNLENNTYREVSHIWYLWPTNGVPSDATGLIAILLEARALQRGAPGPIVVHCSPGTGRTGTLIALDLGIRQYEITRTVDVPRVVYTIRRDRAGAVQTKEQYAFIYKGLNLYAAKLAGGALESM, via the exons ATGGCGCTCAAAAATGCAAATTCCTTGTCTGGAGTATGGCTAG GGCTGATATTGGTACTTGTTGTACATACTCTGGCTGAAAATACCCCCTCTGAAGAAGAGACGGAAGCCGAGAGTTCGCATATTAATTATGACAGTCAAAGCAACGACgacttcaaattttcgaaGGAAGATTTCgacaattatttcgaaaaagatGTAAATCAACCGAATATCGAAGATGTTTCCGAAGCGGCCGGGGGTTTGGGGAATGAATCGTTAGAAAATGCGGATGGAGTTGATGCTACAACAACGGCGAAGACGGTCTCTAATTTTACCACACTTCAGCACAATGAGACAATACCTACCATAGCAACGATTgactttgaaaacaatttgacAATTAccgataatgaaaaaatggcCGTCGAGGGTGTGAGAGAAGTCAGCAGAGTTGAGAGTTCGCAAGCACAGTCTAATGCCACCACTGATAAGGTAATTGTAGAAGTTTCGAAGGAAGAATTGGATAGCGGTGGTGAAGGACAGTCAGAATCTGCTCATCGGGAATTCGAATTCGCTGAAGAACACGATGACTTTGACGAGCACACGAGTTCCGAATTTGCTGAAGCCACAACACCGAGTTCGGCATTGTTGAACGCCAGCAGTCTAAGACTTCCGGATAATTTACACAAACATGTCGAGCAGTTCGATATAGAGAATTCagacgaggacgaggaagcAGATGGCAACGATACTCATTCTTTGATGAATGACACGAACGTCAACTATCGTTTAGACTTCAAGTACGGCACCAAGAGGTTTCCGGAGAATGATACCAGAAAGCCGAACGGTGACAACGGAGAGGGTCTGACATCTGAACCGAAACATGAAGTGGAGATTTTTAAGAATGTTACTTATCCTTCTGTATTGAGGATCAGTGAAGATCCGAATAACGCCACGGTGATCAACGATACAACGCCAAATTATTCAAGCTCGAAACCCAAAGCCCGGACGATTTCTATCTCAGGTGACAATGATGTatctacaaaaaattcaaaaaatttcaatcatacACGCCCAGATCAGGCAGCGTCTGATACGATAATGAGAATCTCTCCCAAAAAGTCCGTTCCAACGGAAAAACCCACAAAGCTAAAACCATACCCGTACTTGACATCGGAAAGTACATCCATTAATTACGAACTCGTTACAGATTTACCGAACAAGACTGAGGTATCTACGGAAGAGATAGCAGCGTACAAGAATACGATTGACAGACAGAAGTCGGATGATAAAATTATAGTCACGGAGCCATCGGTACTAGTCGACAATAGTATTGAGAAATTTAAACCCGTTCACGAGAAGAGATCTGGAACTTTACCCAGAGTAAATTCAACGCTTGGTACTTCTGCAGCAGCAACGGCTTGGTCAGCACCGACAACTGAAAATACGATGTTAAAAAATGCAACCGATGTGACAGAAGAAGCTCAAACCACTGTCTCACAGTCCAGACACCGTAATCAGACTGGCAACGATGTCCCTCAGAgtaatatgaatatttcagtTACTACGGAAGAACCTTCTACAATTCTCTCCGAGGTTACAGAGAATAACATAGAAAATGTGATTGGAAAAGTCAACGGTACCAATAACCCAACGGTTTCGACACCGAttactaaaaaattgatcgatcaTCACGAAGCggcaaaaaataattctgagCTCGTGGGAAGCGAAGTCTTAAATTTTACCGAGAAAATAGAAACAGTGACGAGTGGCTCCTCCACCAGCAACGAAATCCAGACGATAACGGAAAAGTCAAAGATAACTCCGATCCAACGGATCGACGACGTTCCATCGTCAACCGAAACCTATCCAGTGAATGCAACGAACGATGCTGATAAATCGAAGTCAAAAGATGGCATCACCGCTTCTTTACCAATGTTCACATTCACGACAGCGAAAATTGTACAAGAATCGTCGAGTGAGATTCCAGCGTTTGAATCTAATGGAACAAGGCCAATTGAAGAGAACGTTGCCAACGTATCTCATCCCCGGACAATCTCGCAGAGTTATGGAAGCACCGAAGACATCGCGGAGTCTAAGGACGATCAAACAACCACGATACAGTACAAATTCGTAAGTCTAACGGATGCTGAAAAGACCACCACGCCTTTTCCGAGTGACGACGTGAGCCCCGAAAGTGTCACCGTTACCAATTCCCTAAACGAGACTTCGAAAACAATGGAACCTCCGAGCTCTGAAGAAAACGGCACGTTcacaaatttatttaacaatatttcGGTAACAACAGTATCACAGGAAACAACCGAATCAGTGGTAACCGATGATTCTACTGACGAAAACCCAACGTCACTCTCAACAATGATCGAAACTGTCAAACCAGACAATGTTAATTCGTCGACCACCATTGTCTTTCCAGACACAACCACATCCAACACCAAATTTGATGTCACGACGACTGAAGATCTTCCAAATACCACAAATTCGCCTGTTTCTGAAACTGGTTTTACCACAGGAACGAAGGCTAACACTGATGCAACTATTTCTCCAACATTCGGTGCAAACACGTTCAATGGCCGGATAGAGGAGACAACTACggcacaaaatgaaaatcctGAAGAGACGACGACAACGATGATACCTGTAACCGTAACCGTTATTGAAGAAACAACTATGGCTTCAAACAGTGAAGTTATCGTTTCAACAGAAAGTACGAGTACGTCAGAAATTCCAACAACGGTCACCCTAATTACGACGCTAATACCCGAAACCGGCCAACAATTTCCAAATTCAAGCAACAATGCCATAGCAGTGGTTGCAGTCTCTTCGGTAGCTCTCATTTGCTTGGTTCTACTTGCAGGCTTGTTG TTTATAATGAGAAAACGACAGACGAGATTCAATAACGTGCAAAGATGCCGACCACTGACGTTGGAAGCTTATCGAGTCGGTGgtgtttcggcttacaacagcATGAGAAGAAAAGATCGTACGCGCGACTCAAAGCGCAGCTATGGAAACCCTGCGTTCGAAGATTCG AGCGTAACTCCGTCTCATCCGTTAAACTTTGCTGGTTTATCGTCCTTCTGCAACGACTTAAATGCCATCAACGAGGAGTTTGTGGGAATTCCCCAGGTGTCCGCGAGGATCGACGAATTGCCAGCCGGTGCTGAGGTGAAAAATAGGTACGCCAATGTCGTCCCTCTACCGGAGACCAGAGTACCACTTCAAAAGATCAACAACGAACCATTAACGGAGTATATTAACGCCAGTTACGTTCGC GGACCGAAAAATGCCACGAAATACTACATAGCGTGTCAGGCGCCGATCGAGTCAACGGTAGCTGATTTCTGGAGGATGATCTGGGAGCAGCAGAGCAAAGTGATAATAATGCTGACCGACATCGTCGAGAACGGGGTTGAAAAGTGCGTCGATTACATTCCGCCGTCCGAAGTAACCGATTGCCATCGCCTTTACGGCGACTACCAGGTTACGCTGAAGAAGCACGAGGCAAAGGAGAAGTACGCGATCTCCACCCTCCACTTGAAG AATCTCGAGAACAACACGTATCGCGAGGTCTCCCACATATGGTATCTCTGGCCCACGAACGGCGTACCATCGGACGCGACTGGTCTCATCGCAATCCTCCTCGAGGCGAGGGCTCTGCAGAGGGGCGCACCCGGACCGATAGTCGTCCACTGCAGTCCCGGTACCGGACGAACCGGTACCCTGATCGCCCTCGACCTCGGTATCAGACAGTACGAGATCACGAGAACCGTAGACGTTCCTCGGGTCGTTTATACCATCAGAAGGGACAGGGCCGGAGCCGTACAGACGAAGGAACAGTACGCGTTCATTTACAAG